GATGGGTTTAAGCGAAGTTAAAACATCAAAAAATGGAAGAATAATAGGTTATCACTATTTTTATAAATCAAAAATGATATCAAAATTGTATACTGGTCTTTTATTTCTAGACACCTTGAGCTTCACTATGATGAAGGTTTATATCCCAATGAAATTACTTAAAAAAACCGTGGTCTGCGATCGTTTCATACACGACACTTTAATTGATTTGGCAGTCTCGACAGGAGATAAGAGTGTTTATAATTCAAAAATGGGCAAGCTATTCATAAAATTGATACCAGAAGATGCGAAGACATTCATGTTAATTACAGATGAGGACGTATTGAGAGAAAGAAGAGAAGATGTTATGGAAGATAAGACATTAGAAATTAAAATCGATCTATATATGAGGCTGGCTCAACAATTCAAGATAACAATGATGGAAGCAAATTTACCTATTGAGGAAATTCAGAATACTCTATTGAGGGCTATTGAATGAAAAGAATCGGCATAAGTTTCAGTGAATTCCATAAAAAGTTGGCAAAAGGGAGGGAGTTTCCCCCGATTATTAAAGTGCCGATATTGACCATATCATCGTGGTTGTTTCAAGGAATCCTTTACATGGATCGCACTGAAAGAGTATTTAAAATACTGTTGGATATTCTGTTTTTCGTACCATTCTATTGTTTAATCTTGCTATTTAATTGCGGGATACCTGGGATACTTGTATCATTTGCAATGGCACATACTTTGAATTGGGTATTCAATAGTCATATATTTGTTTTAATGAAAAATTTGAATTTGAAAAAAACCGAACCTGAACGTTTCAATCAATATCTGGAAAGACTACAGAAAAGGATCAAAAGTGAACGTAGCATCATTTGGGCCGGAGTTTTTGGAAGCTTGGCTAGAGGTGAATTTAAAGAGACTTCGGATCTAGATGTTAGACTCGTAAGGAAGCCAGGATTAATTAATGGTGTGAGAGCGTGCTTTTTTGCGATGAGAGAGAGAGTATGGGCAACAATTGGTAAATTTCCACTTGACATTTATGTTTTGGATAACATAGGTACTACAAACAGACATATTGATAAGAATGAAATTGGAAAAGTGATAGTGCTGTATGATCCATGTAAAATTTTGAAAGGAGTGATTTAAATGAAAGTGGCGATCGCATATAATTATGACCCATCAAACTTAAGGGGTGGAGGTGGAATTACTTATGTCCACAATCTGCTAAAGGAGCTACTTAATAAAGCTGAGGAAGTAGTTTTGTTTGGATGCAAATTATCGGAAAATCAAACTTTCAGACATTCTAATTTAGAATTCATACCGGTGTTAAGAGGAACAGATGATTGGTGGAAATTTTTGATAAATCTTCCTCGT
This DNA window, taken from Methanomassiliicoccales archaeon, encodes the following:
- a CDS encoding nucleotidyltransferase domain-containing protein; the protein is MKRIGISFSEFHKKLAKGREFPPIIKVPILTISSWLFQGILYMDRTERVFKILLDILFFVPFYCLILLFNCGIPGILVSFAMAHTLNWVFNSHIFVLMKNLNLKKTEPERFNQYLERLQKRIKSERSIIWAGVFGSLARGEFKETSDLDVRLVRKPGLINGVRACFFAMRERVWATIGKFPLDIYVLDNIGTTNRHIDKNEIGKVIVLYDPCKILKGVI